The following DNA comes from Acyrthosiphon pisum isolate AL4f unplaced genomic scaffold, pea_aphid_22Mar2018_4r6ur Scaffold_20859;HRSCAF=22333, whole genome shotgun sequence.
atttaattgaaaaagaaattttaGAATTGCAGTCACAAGACTTAAATGATGAATCAGATAATGTAGTTAATGTGGTTGAATCAGATTCTTCAGATAATTACAGTACTGATAAcaggtaataaatatttgaaatatttaccatatttatttttatctgaaatTTGTTTAAACAGTGTAAGACGGACCAAATCAATAGAATGATCGATCTTGGTGAAGAACAAATCGTTGATCTGCTTGAAGAAAATCTAGATAGTAATGCCACTGATAAAGATTATGAAAAGACTGAAGATATATTGACTGATATTCAATCCTGTCAAAGTCTTGGCGATTCTTCAATATTAActggtaaaattgatttattttggtcttaaaaaaaaattttggtattaaaaattaacataggTACAATCTTCTGCGTTCATAGATCATACTTTCCTCATaacaaatttcattatttttatagtaagtaaataccaaaaaaaaaacaaaactaactaacgtttaacttttataatgtgtttataattttaaatatagtgtaaggaatcaaatataatacagtggATTCCGCTTAATGT
Coding sequences within:
- the LOC107885737 gene encoding uncharacterized protein LOC107885737, with amino-acid sequence MYKIEPDQVYTITSDNGANMLKAINLIEKEILELQSQDLNDESDNVVNVVESDSSDNYSTDNSVRRTKSIE